The stretch of DNA CGTGCTGGCCACCCTCGCCACCGCCGCCGCGACCCCCGTGCTGCCTGCCCCGGCGGTCGCCGCCCAGGCGGTGCGGGAAGCCCTCGCGCCGGAGGTGGCCCCGGCCCCGGTGACGGTCCCCGCGCCGGTCGCCCGGCCCCAGGCGACTCCGGTCCAGGCGGCCGCTGCCCAGCCCACCCCGGCCCAGGCCCGCGCCCAGGCCATCGAACAGGCGCAGACGGTCCTGGCCCAGAGCGCCCGCCAGGGCCGCAGCGTGGTCGCGCGGGCGACGGCCTACAACAGCCTCGCGGCGCAGACCGACTCCACGCCCTTTATCACGGCGACCGGCACGCGCACGCGGCCCGGCGTAGTGGCCCTCAGCCGTGACCTGCTGCGCCTCTTTCCTTACGGCAGCCGCGTGACCATCGAGGACCTCAGCGGGAAATACAACCACCTGCTCCGGGGCCGGGTCTTTTACGTCGAGGACACGATGGCCGCCCGCAAGACGAACAGCATCGACATCTGGATGAGCACCCGCAGCCAGGCCCTGCAATTTGGGGCGCGGCAGGTGCGCATCACCGCCGTGCGCTGAGTCCAGGCCGGGTCCCGCTTTCCAGGGCGTGGGGTCTCTCCGGAGGCCCCC from Deinococcus sp. HSC-46F16 encodes:
- a CDS encoding 3D domain-containing protein; translated protein: MLNPAPLLIPAVLATLATAAATPVLPAPAVAAQAVREALAPEVAPAPVTVPAPVARPQATPVQAAAAQPTPAQARAQAIEQAQTVLAQSARQGRSVVARATAYNSLAAQTDSTPFITATGTRTRPGVVALSRDLLRLFPYGSRVTIEDLSGKYNHLLRGRVFYVEDTMAARKTNSIDIWMSTRSQALQFGARQVRITAVR